In the Anaeromusa acidaminophila DSM 3853 genome, one interval contains:
- a CDS encoding gamma-glutamylcyclotransferase family protein, whose amino-acid sequence MKTRGESEGCLVFVYGTLQSGQANEAVVASYVQKKWRGHINGRLYHLADRGYPAVLLEEEGVVWGECLQLKNPEKALQALDALEEYFGEDDTRNEYDRRRCLVCSDDGQEWEAYVYVWPEKKALPQKTIVLPEGRWPAKI is encoded by the coding sequence TGTTTACGGAACTTTGCAGTCTGGGCAAGCTAATGAGGCAGTAGTGGCTTCGTATGTGCAAAAGAAGTGGCGAGGGCACATTAACGGGAGGTTGTACCATCTTGCAGACCGCGGTTATCCGGCGGTGCTTCTTGAAGAAGAAGGCGTAGTTTGGGGAGAATGCCTGCAGCTTAAGAATCCAGAGAAGGCCTTGCAGGCGCTAGATGCGTTGGAAGAATATTTTGGAGAAGATGATACACGTAATGAATATGACCGCCGCCGCTGCCTTGTGTGCAGCGACGACGGTCAGGAATGGGAAGCCTATGTGTATGTCTGGCCTGAGAAGAAGGCCTTGCCCCAAAAGACGATTGTTTTGCCTGAAGGACGTTGGCCGGCTAAAATATAA
- a CDS encoding HlyD family secretion protein, whose translation MSDTNSDDLLSPRAAFALRVLTIVLLAMGLALGVYFWYQNTSTLKSSDARIQGALYSQTARASGQILEVLVKDGDVVEKGTPLLTLQFPELDKQKEDASAALVAARALYAQVSQGRRGQPLQTGGSVDSGAVARMEQAAQHYQKMQDLYALGGISAAARDRAASAYEQARQAASAAPAMITTPNQPPDPNEVRMAQQQIQQAEQKLAALQALEQQKIVTAPTSGTISLLSVRAGDNVAIGQPLLAVISNTELWLTVRVDTSDAPRLQTGQSVNFVLRDLPGQTFTGEVLETSAAGATGQRQPIKVSLPNETPSPFKSGMLADAEFIF comes from the coding sequence ATGTCAGACACCAATAGCGATGATTTATTGTCACCACGCGCCGCTTTCGCTTTGCGGGTGCTTACGATTGTTCTCTTAGCCATGGGTTTAGCCTTAGGAGTGTATTTTTGGTACCAAAACACCTCTACTTTAAAAAGCTCGGACGCTCGTATTCAAGGAGCTCTCTATAGCCAGACAGCCCGGGCGTCTGGACAAATTTTAGAAGTTCTCGTCAAAGACGGCGATGTTGTCGAAAAGGGAACCCCCTTGCTCACATTGCAGTTTCCGGAATTAGATAAGCAAAAAGAAGACGCTTCCGCCGCCCTTGTCGCCGCTCGGGCACTTTATGCGCAAGTCAGCCAAGGCCGCCGCGGTCAACCGCTGCAAACCGGCGGCAGTGTTGACAGCGGCGCCGTAGCGCGCATGGAACAAGCCGCCCAGCATTACCAAAAAATGCAGGATTTATATGCCCTAGGAGGCATCAGCGCCGCCGCCCGTGATCGCGCCGCCAGCGCCTATGAACAAGCCCGCCAGGCAGCCAGCGCCGCTCCGGCCATGATCACAACCCCTAATCAGCCCCCGGATCCTAACGAAGTTCGCATGGCTCAACAGCAAATCCAGCAAGCGGAACAGAAATTAGCGGCCTTACAGGCTTTAGAACAGCAAAAAATTGTCACTGCTCCAACTAGCGGCACTATTTCCTTACTTAGCGTTCGCGCCGGGGATAATGTTGCCATCGGTCAACCTTTGCTGGCCGTCATCTCCAATACCGAACTTTGGCTCACCGTCCGAGTCGATACAAGCGACGCCCCCAGACTGCAAACCGGTCAAAGCGTAAATTTCGTCCTACGTGATTTGCCGGGGCAAACCTTCACTGGTGAAGTGCTGGAAACCTCCGCTGCCGGAGCAACCGGACAACGCCAGCCAATTAAGGTGTCCCTCCCAAACGAAACTCCTTCTCCCTTCAAGTCCGGCATGTTGGCGGACGCTGAATTTATATTTTAG
- a CDS encoding CCA tRNA nucleotidyltransferase, producing MWVKVQDDVEAVMKQARKILEALTREGWQAYMVGGAVRDLFLGVNHIDVDICTNAKPDDIRAAALRHGWKTSDVGARFGSVLVIISGIPYDVTTFRREEYGEDSHRPKKVEWGDSLLEDLSRRDFTINTLCLDVHGDLFDPFDGLRDLRLGRIRAVGEANVRFAEDGLRMFRAARFMAQLGFSLDADIFPAIVANRERVRGLSVERVRNELEKTLLARHAAKGIHVLRMTGLLDETCRAKDEGVEQNVPILPELMHLYQLPQNPKHHRLNAWRHVLDTVERIEPQLALRWAALLHDVAKGLPGVRGVNAQGEWTDHRHDVVGTELTDNIVKRLRVDPQVAKRVVWLVRNHMHAPDLSRKSVVRWLRKRAAAFRDVEELRQAVEQLFALYWADATATRTKPNDSLEQLLQQVEPILQDTPFFVSQLAISGGDIAAELGSGPQVGAFQRNLLLRIQSGMLKNEANSLRQALLLRKERQKQLQ from the coding sequence ATGTGGGTGAAAGTGCAAGACGACGTGGAGGCGGTTATGAAGCAAGCCCGAAAAATTCTTGAAGCTTTGACCCGGGAAGGCTGGCAAGCGTATATGGTAGGCGGTGCAGTGAGGGATTTGTTTCTCGGCGTTAATCACATTGACGTTGATATCTGCACGAATGCCAAGCCGGATGATATTCGCGCGGCGGCCCTCAGACATGGGTGGAAGACCAGTGACGTAGGAGCGAGATTTGGCAGTGTGCTGGTTATAATTTCAGGCATTCCTTATGATGTCACTACTTTTCGCCGGGAAGAATACGGGGAAGACAGTCACCGGCCTAAAAAAGTCGAATGGGGTGATTCGCTGCTAGAGGATTTAAGCCGCCGTGATTTTACAATTAATACTTTGTGCCTGGATGTTCACGGCGATTTATTTGATCCTTTTGACGGGCTGCGGGATTTGCGGTTAGGACGTATTCGGGCGGTAGGAGAAGCGAATGTTCGTTTTGCCGAAGATGGGTTGCGCATGTTTCGGGCCGCTCGCTTTATGGCGCAGCTAGGGTTTTCTTTGGATGCGGATATTTTTCCGGCGATTGTAGCCAATCGGGAGCGAGTGAGGGGCTTGTCCGTAGAACGGGTGCGCAATGAATTAGAGAAGACACTGCTGGCTAGGCATGCAGCGAAGGGCATTCATGTCTTGCGCATGACAGGGTTGCTTGACGAGACTTGTCGTGCAAAAGACGAAGGCGTGGAGCAGAACGTGCCTATTTTGCCCGAACTGATGCACCTGTATCAATTGCCGCAAAATCCCAAGCATCATCGTTTGAATGCTTGGCGTCATGTCCTGGATACTGTGGAGCGGATTGAACCGCAGCTGGCATTGCGCTGGGCGGCGCTGCTTCATGATGTAGCAAAGGGGCTGCCGGGAGTGCGAGGGGTAAACGCGCAAGGCGAGTGGACTGATCATCGCCATGATGTAGTGGGAACGGAACTTACAGACAACATAGTAAAACGATTGCGTGTAGATCCGCAGGTGGCTAAACGCGTAGTGTGGCTGGTTCGCAACCATATGCACGCGCCGGATTTATCACGCAAATCCGTGGTTCGCTGGCTGCGAAAAAGGGCGGCAGCGTTTCGAGACGTAGAGGAGTTGCGGCAAGCGGTAGAGCAACTGTTTGCTTTGTATTGGGCGGATGCGACAGCGACGCGCACTAAGCCGAACGATTCGCTAGAACAGTTATTGCAGCAAGTGGAGCCCATTTTGCAAGATACTCCCTTTTTTGTTTCGCAGTTGGCTATTTCCGGTGGCGATATTGCTGCGGAATTAGGTAGTGGACCGCAAGTAGGGGCGTTTCAGAGAAATTTGCTGTTGCGCATTCAAAGTGGAATGCTGAAAAATGAAGCGAACTCTTTGCGGCAGGCTTTGTTGTTGCGCAAGGAACGGCAAAAGCAATTGCAGTGA
- a CDS encoding YqaA family protein, with product METAWLQDGVAFFQTYGLWGLLAVAFLESFISPILPDLLLIPMALSNPDQAIWYAVWTTLTSVLGGFIGYYGGHRFGEPALRRIVPERHLETIRCWMEKYGALAVFLAAMSPIPYKFVSISAGAFRVNLGLFFVFSFLGRAKRFLVEGLLIYYYGPQALAMFEKYKTEAIVGFVLVSVLMVLGVYLFRRHKMQDRVAVSAEARRQEI from the coding sequence ATGGAGACAGCCTGGCTTCAGGATGGAGTCGCCTTTTTTCAAACATATGGGTTATGGGGGCTGCTGGCCGTGGCATTCCTGGAGTCTTTTATTTCACCCATTTTGCCGGATTTGCTGCTGATTCCCATGGCGCTGTCCAATCCGGATCAGGCGATTTGGTATGCCGTCTGGACAACCCTTACTTCAGTTTTAGGCGGTTTTATCGGCTATTACGGCGGGCACCGTTTTGGGGAGCCTGCTTTGCGGCGGATTGTTCCCGAGCGTCATTTAGAGACGATTCGCTGCTGGATGGAGAAATATGGCGCATTGGCAGTGTTTTTAGCAGCGATGTCGCCCATTCCTTATAAGTTTGTTTCAATTAGCGCTGGCGCTTTTCGCGTGAATTTAGGTTTGTTCTTCGTTTTTTCTTTTCTAGGACGAGCTAAACGCTTCTTGGTGGAAGGGTTGTTAATTTACTATTACGGCCCGCAGGCGCTGGCCATGTTTGAGAAGTACAAGACCGAAGCTATTGTTGGCTTCGTGCTGGTAAGCGTTTTGATGGTTCTTGGAGTGTATCTATTTCGCCGGCATAAAATGCAGGATCGTGTGGCAGTATCAGCAGAAGCTAGGAGGCAGGAAATATGA
- a CDS encoding sensor histidine kinase, with the protein MDASATKLDAKMLDSIVKRTVEAIEESKSEIYEVYEAACGEVEKLRRDLLRLKEEAATTIERVDKLEIKEKQARINLMEVSKSFRQFSEEDVRKAYDMARDLQVELAVARECELNLRLRRDEMELRLRTLELTAQKAQRLVSQVGAVLGYLGTQMDDVVEHIESLQQTQRLGAQIIHAQEEERRRVAREIHDGPAQTMANLVFRTEICERMVDRDSQRAKAELADLREQVRGCLREVRKIICDLRPMSLDDLGLVATLKGLCQSCREQSGVEAQLRVLGKEVSMDAYRETAVFRIVQEALHNVEKHAKAKQVQVVMEYRPKTLQVLIQDDGQGFSMDEKISDECFGLLGMRERANILKGDLRVQSEPGAGTQLFLKIPLEETDELE; encoded by the coding sequence ATGGACGCTAGCGCAACAAAATTGGATGCGAAAATGCTTGACTCGATTGTAAAACGAACCGTGGAAGCCATTGAGGAAAGCAAAAGCGAGATATATGAAGTGTATGAAGCAGCTTGCGGCGAGGTGGAAAAGCTGCGCCGGGATTTGCTGCGCCTGAAAGAAGAAGCGGCAACAACTATTGAGCGTGTGGATAAACTAGAGATCAAAGAGAAGCAAGCCCGCATTAACTTGATGGAGGTTAGTAAAAGTTTTCGCCAGTTTAGTGAAGAGGATGTTCGCAAAGCGTATGATATGGCGCGAGACTTGCAGGTAGAATTAGCGGTAGCTAGAGAATGCGAGCTGAATTTGCGCTTGCGCCGGGACGAAATGGAGCTGCGCTTGCGAACTTTGGAGTTGACGGCGCAAAAGGCGCAGCGTCTGGTTTCACAAGTTGGGGCTGTCTTAGGTTATCTGGGAACGCAGATGGATGATGTAGTGGAGCATATCGAATCCTTGCAGCAGACCCAGCGTTTGGGAGCGCAGATTATTCACGCTCAGGAAGAGGAACGGCGCCGCGTGGCCCGGGAAATTCACGACGGTCCGGCGCAGACGATGGCAAATTTGGTATTTCGTACGGAAATTTGCGAACGCATGGTAGATCGAGATAGTCAGCGAGCGAAAGCGGAGCTGGCGGATTTGCGGGAGCAGGTTCGTGGCTGCTTGCGGGAGGTGCGCAAAATTATTTGCGATTTACGCCCGATGTCCTTAGATGATTTAGGCTTGGTAGCGACGTTGAAAGGACTTTGCCAGAGTTGTCGGGAGCAGAGCGGCGTAGAAGCGCAACTGCGTGTGTTAGGCAAGGAAGTGAGTATGGACGCTTATCGGGAGACGGCGGTTTTTCGCATTGTACAGGAGGCCTTGCATAATGTGGAAAAGCATGCTAAAGCGAAGCAAGTCCAGGTGGTCATGGAATACCGTCCTAAAACATTGCAGGTCTTGATTCAGGATGATGGGCAAGGTTTTTCAATGGATGAAAAGATTTCCGATGAATGCTTCGGACTGCTGGGAATGCGAGAACGCGCCAACATTTTAAAGGGAGATTTGCGTGTTCAGTCTGAGCCCGGAGCAGGGACGCAACTGTTTTTGAAAATTCCGCTGGAAGAAACCGATGAATTAGAGTAA
- a CDS encoding 6-phosphofructokinase, with product MKHIAILTGGGDCPGLNAVIRSVVKMASQHNIKVTGIKNGFSGLIHGNTLRLTLQSVSGLLHRGGTILGTTNRDNPFSYACKSNEKCAYVDKSQDVLDHLKQWEIDGLIVVGGDGSLHIASQFAALGVPIVGVPKTIDNDLSATDYTFGFESAVTTAVDALDKLHTTAESHHRVMLLEVMGRYTGWIALQAGIAGGADVIVIPEIPYDIKKIITAIKKRRSSGKSFSIIVVAEGAKPLGGDYTIQRVVEGSPDPQRLGGVSHRLAHEIEELTTLETRVTILGHLQRGGSPTAFDRLLASRYGTAAVQCLLDGKFGCMTALHGSEIVSVPLAMAIGELKTVPIEGDLVQTAKNLGISFGK from the coding sequence ATGAAACATATAGCGATTCTTACCGGCGGCGGCGATTGCCCCGGACTAAACGCAGTGATCCGCAGCGTTGTTAAAATGGCCTCACAGCATAACATTAAAGTCACCGGCATAAAAAATGGTTTTTCCGGTTTAATTCATGGAAACACTTTGCGTTTAACGCTCCAAAGCGTCAGCGGTCTTTTACATCGGGGCGGCACCATCTTAGGCACAACCAACCGAGACAATCCTTTTTCTTATGCCTGTAAAAGCAATGAAAAGTGCGCCTATGTCGATAAAAGCCAAGATGTTCTGGACCATTTGAAACAATGGGAAATCGACGGCCTTATCGTCGTCGGCGGCGACGGCTCCTTGCATATTGCCAGCCAGTTTGCCGCTTTAGGCGTTCCCATAGTCGGCGTCCCCAAGACCATTGACAATGATTTATCCGCTACAGACTACACGTTTGGCTTTGAGTCTGCTGTCACTACCGCCGTAGACGCCCTCGACAAATTGCATACTACCGCCGAATCTCACCACCGAGTCATGCTTTTGGAAGTAATGGGACGCTACACCGGTTGGATTGCTTTGCAGGCTGGCATTGCCGGGGGAGCCGATGTAATTGTAATCCCCGAAATCCCCTATGATATCAAAAAAATCATCACGGCCATCAAAAAGCGTCGTTCTTCCGGAAAAAGTTTTAGTATCATCGTCGTAGCCGAAGGGGCCAAACCGCTGGGCGGCGACTATACCATCCAACGCGTAGTAGAGGGCAGCCCTGATCCGCAGCGTTTAGGAGGCGTCAGCCACCGTTTGGCTCATGAAATTGAAGAGCTTACTACTTTGGAAACACGGGTTACCATCCTAGGGCACCTGCAGCGTGGCGGCTCACCTACGGCCTTCGACCGTCTTTTGGCCTCTCGCTACGGAACAGCGGCCGTCCAATGCCTGTTAGATGGAAAATTTGGCTGCATGACTGCGCTGCACGGCTCTGAAATAGTATCCGTCCCCTTAGCAATGGCCATTGGAGAGCTTAAAACCGTCCCCATTGAAGGAGACCTTGTACAAACCGCCAAAAATTTAGGCATTTCCTTTGGGAAATGA
- a CDS encoding aminotransferase class I/II-fold pyridoxal phosphate-dependent enzyme gives MGQNCLPLVKALKQYIDENALRLHMPGHKGGLGAPAPAQELLGSKLWQADVTEIDGLDDLQEPEGCIAESQRLLADLYGAAASFFLVNGSSVGIAALLLTCLQPGDEILVPRNAHRAVLSGLIVSGAKPVFIQVRQDEESGVPLGLDAADFLQAVEKHPQAKAAFFVNPTYQGVTGDLGTMIRICHKHGLLSLVDEAHGVHFPWLPNGSLPMALSSGADACVQSAHKLAGALTQSAWLHVGQGSGLDTGRLKSALQWLQSSSPSYLLMASLDAARWQLAQEGKERLRRLWERAEQLRRRWQALAGVDIVGGVDGILPKPFQMDITKVTLAVQGWSGHAAAAQLRRQGIAVEWADAQRLLLLLSLADVKQDWERLEQALSQLVQLPAPGDFSQKNITLPPVPPQRLTPREAALATYHSVLLSEAQGLIAGEAITPYPPGIPLVLPGEELTAEVLAWIEACKRQGQHMSGMADTTLETIRVVWK, from the coding sequence ATGGGGCAAAACTGCTTGCCTTTGGTAAAGGCGCTAAAACAGTATATAGATGAGAATGCGTTACGCCTGCATATGCCGGGACATAAAGGCGGGCTGGGAGCGCCGGCGCCAGCGCAGGAACTGCTTGGTTCCAAATTATGGCAGGCGGATGTGACGGAGATCGACGGCCTGGATGATTTGCAAGAGCCGGAAGGCTGTATTGCTGAATCGCAAAGACTGTTGGCCGATCTGTATGGAGCGGCAGCTTCTTTTTTTCTGGTTAATGGCAGCAGCGTTGGTATTGCAGCGTTGCTTTTAACCTGCCTGCAGCCTGGGGATGAAATCCTGGTGCCGCGCAATGCACATCGTGCTGTCTTATCTGGCTTGATCGTATCCGGGGCTAAGCCGGTTTTTATACAGGTACGTCAGGACGAAGAAAGCGGCGTGCCCCTGGGGCTGGATGCAGCAGATTTTTTACAAGCCGTGGAGAAGCATCCCCAGGCTAAGGCTGCTTTTTTTGTTAATCCGACCTATCAAGGCGTAACCGGTGATTTAGGGACGATGATTCGAATTTGCCATAAGCATGGTCTGCTGTCCCTGGTCGATGAAGCTCATGGCGTTCATTTTCCGTGGCTGCCGAATGGCTCTTTGCCCATGGCTTTATCTAGCGGCGCAGACGCTTGCGTGCAAAGCGCGCATAAGCTGGCCGGAGCGTTGACGCAAAGCGCTTGGCTTCATGTGGGGCAAGGGAGCGGACTGGATACAGGGCGGCTGAAAAGCGCCTTGCAGTGGCTGCAGTCTTCTAGTCCTAGCTATCTGCTGATGGCCTCTTTGGACGCGGCGCGTTGGCAATTGGCCCAAGAAGGAAAAGAAAGGCTCCGCCGGCTTTGGGAGCGGGCGGAGCAGTTGCGCCGCCGCTGGCAAGCTTTGGCGGGCGTAGATATAGTTGGCGGCGTGGATGGAATTCTACCCAAACCATTTCAAATGGATATTACGAAAGTTACGCTGGCTGTACAGGGCTGGTCAGGGCATGCTGCAGCCGCCCAATTGAGGCGTCAGGGTATTGCAGTGGAATGGGCGGATGCACAGCGGCTGTTGCTGTTGCTGTCCCTGGCTGATGTTAAGCAGGACTGGGAGCGATTGGAACAAGCTTTGTCTCAACTAGTGCAGTTGCCGGCTCCTGGCGATTTTTCACAAAAAAATATAACGCTGCCGCCGGTCCCGCCGCAGCGGTTGACGCCGCGAGAAGCGGCGCTAGCAACGTATCACAGCGTATTGCTGTCAGAAGCGCAAGGGTTGATCGCAGGAGAAGCAATTACTCCCTATCCGCCTGGGATCCCCCTCGTTTTACCAGGAGAGGAATTGACGGCGGAAGTGCTTGCTTGGATTGAAGCCTGTAAGCGTCAAGGCCAGCATATGTCAGGCATGGCAGATACTACTTTGGAGACGATAAGGGTGGTATGGAAATGA
- a CDS encoding dTMP kinase, with amino-acid sequence MRKGKLLILEAGDGCGKATQTRLLVEALIKEGHKVRKVSFPNYDSPAAGAIKMYLAGEFGKHAADVNPYAAASFYAVDRFASYHTDWGEFYRQGGIVIADRYATSNMVHQAVKVPPGEQREAFLKWLWELEFEKFSLPVPDAVFFLDVPPALSTALIAARESEQRKRDIHEQDTAYLDACYSLYRQLAIQYGWQQVNCAPQGKLRCIEEIHREILNRALELCSWDR; translated from the coding sequence ATGAGAAAAGGAAAACTTCTAATTTTAGAAGCAGGCGATGGCTGTGGTAAAGCTACGCAGACGCGTTTGTTAGTGGAGGCGCTGATCAAAGAGGGGCATAAGGTGCGTAAGGTGTCCTTCCCGAATTATGACAGTCCTGCTGCTGGGGCGATCAAGATGTATTTGGCAGGGGAATTTGGAAAACACGCGGCTGATGTCAATCCCTATGCGGCTGCTTCGTTTTATGCCGTTGATCGTTTTGCGTCTTATCATACGGACTGGGGCGAATTTTATCGCCAAGGCGGCATTGTTATCGCCGATCGTTACGCAACGTCCAATATGGTGCATCAAGCGGTCAAAGTGCCGCCAGGAGAGCAAAGAGAGGCTTTTTTGAAATGGCTGTGGGAGTTGGAATTTGAAAAATTCTCCCTGCCGGTGCCGGATGCGGTCTTCTTTTTGGATGTTCCGCCTGCGCTCAGTACCGCATTGATTGCCGCTAGAGAAAGCGAGCAGCGCAAACGGGATATTCATGAGCAAGATACGGCATATTTGGACGCGTGTTACTCTTTATACCGACAATTGGCTATACAATATGGTTGGCAGCAAGTGAACTGCGCTCCCCAAGGAAAATTGCGCTGCATTGAAGAAATTCACAGAGAAATTTTAAATAGAGCCTTGGAGCTTTGCTCTTGGGACCGTTAA
- a CDS encoding YaaR family protein produces MKIDPRGISSIPLPKEKESGQRAEKSGRSFSASLSKANDDGYMERMGKLLDEITAQGEQLGQVPTYGELKKYRQLVQRFVGEAVGRMYNLQSQTGWDRFGRRKVYTLVKQIDENLSGLTEDVRQGQSQQLEIMGKLDAIRGMLVDLYT; encoded by the coding sequence ATGAAAATTGATCCGAGAGGCATTTCCTCCATTCCCTTGCCCAAGGAAAAAGAAAGCGGCCAGCGCGCCGAAAAAAGCGGGCGGAGTTTTTCCGCCAGTTTAAGCAAAGCCAATGACGACGGCTATATGGAACGCATGGGAAAACTGCTGGATGAAATTACGGCGCAAGGAGAGCAGTTAGGGCAAGTGCCGACCTATGGAGAACTAAAAAAGTACCGTCAACTGGTGCAACGCTTTGTAGGCGAAGCCGTAGGGCGCATGTACAATTTGCAATCGCAGACAGGATGGGACCGTTTTGGACGCCGGAAAGTATATACGCTGGTAAAACAGATCGATGAAAACTTATCCGGTTTGACGGAAGATGTGCGGCAGGGGCAGTCGCAGCAACTGGAAATCATGGGAAAACTGGATGCCATCCGCGGCATGCTGGTTGATCTTTATACATGA
- a CDS encoding ATP-binding protein, producing MILRWDSLKGQEAATAALQQMLRQEQSPHAFLFTGIEGVGKRLAAKTLIAALLCQENDRPCGICSSCRQVELEEHGQMQVLRPEGTAIKISQIRELLPRLLLSGGQSRFFVLIDGAELMNQEAANSLLKMLEEPPAGVYFMLLAQRLEQLLPTVRSRCCLVPLQKLATPLLNDMLQSRGFAPEAAALASSVAAGSLGEALRFLEEGRQTLRDEVWQALQASGKAAWRLGELWGKEERPKVQLRLRYLSLLLRDMLVLRQQAAIPLFHPDLERDLYQESQQWTDKGLTQALHAVEETRRNIRFHAVLRLALEALWLAVSEAKEGSGFYAEGNRRSF from the coding sequence ATGATACTGCGCTGGGATTCTTTAAAGGGACAAGAGGCTGCGACAGCTGCCTTGCAGCAGATGCTGCGCCAGGAACAATCGCCCCATGCTTTTTTATTCACTGGTATTGAAGGAGTCGGCAAGAGGCTGGCGGCTAAGACGCTCATCGCAGCCTTATTATGCCAGGAAAACGACCGACCTTGCGGCATTTGCTCATCTTGTCGGCAGGTGGAACTGGAGGAGCACGGCCAAATGCAAGTGCTGCGGCCAGAGGGAACAGCCATAAAAATCAGCCAAATACGCGAGCTGCTGCCGCGTTTGTTGCTGAGCGGCGGTCAGTCGCGTTTTTTTGTGCTTATTGACGGCGCTGAACTGATGAATCAGGAAGCGGCCAATAGCTTACTAAAGATGCTGGAAGAACCTCCGGCAGGAGTTTATTTTATGCTGTTGGCGCAACGGTTAGAACAATTACTGCCGACGGTGCGGTCTCGTTGTTGCTTGGTACCGTTACAGAAGTTAGCGACGCCGCTTCTTAATGACATGCTGCAAAGTCGTGGCTTTGCGCCGGAAGCAGCCGCATTGGCCTCTAGCGTGGCTGCAGGCAGTTTGGGAGAGGCGTTGCGATTTTTAGAAGAAGGACGACAGACACTGAGGGATGAGGTATGGCAGGCGCTGCAAGCCAGCGGCAAGGCGGCTTGGCGCCTAGGAGAGCTTTGGGGGAAAGAGGAGCGGCCGAAGGTTCAACTGCGATTGCGCTATCTTTCCTTGCTGTTACGTGATATGCTGGTACTGCGGCAACAAGCGGCGATACCATTGTTTCATCCGGATTTGGAGAGAGACTTGTATCAGGAGTCTCAGCAGTGGACGGATAAAGGATTGACGCAGGCTTTGCATGCCGTTGAGGAGACACGCAGAAATATACGGTTTCACGCCGTGCTGCGGCTGGCCTTAGAGGCTTTGTGGCTTGCCGTGAGTGAAGCGAAGGAGGGTTCTGGTTTTTATGCCGAAGGTAATAGGCGTTCGTTTTAA
- a CDS encoding PSP1 domain-containing protein: MPKVIGVRFKKAGKIYYFAPSEGTLALGDAVIVETARGLEFGEVVIPVRDVEDESVVQPLKSVLRKANHKDKEKVKQNKAKEEEAFKVCEKKIEEHKLPMKLVDVEYTFDVNKIIFYFTADGRIDFRELVKDLAAVFRTRIELRQIGVRDEAKMMGGIGCCGRPLCCATFLGDFEPVSIRMAKEQNLSLNPTKISGICGRLMCCLKYESDGYRKCCKKAQPPKIGSTVMTPQGEGKVTIVSNNKHMATVELADQGGTVQLSWEEVAEKA; the protein is encoded by the coding sequence ATGCCGAAGGTAATAGGCGTTCGTTTTAAAAAAGCGGGCAAGATTTATTATTTTGCTCCTAGCGAGGGAACACTGGCGTTAGGTGACGCGGTTATTGTGGAAACTGCTCGGGGGCTGGAATTTGGCGAAGTTGTCATACCGGTACGGGATGTGGAAGACGAAAGCGTAGTGCAGCCCTTGAAGTCGGTGCTGCGCAAGGCTAACCACAAGGATAAGGAAAAAGTCAAACAGAACAAGGCGAAGGAAGAGGAAGCCTTCAAGGTTTGTGAAAAAAAGATTGAAGAGCACAAACTGCCAATGAAATTGGTAGATGTAGAATATACATTTGATGTGAATAAGATCATTTTTTATTTTACCGCTGACGGACGAATTGATTTCCGGGAACTTGTTAAGGATTTAGCAGCTGTATTCCGTACGCGGATTGAACTGCGTCAGATTGGCGTGCGAGACGAAGCCAAAATGATGGGCGGGATAGGCTGTTGCGGACGGCCCTTGTGCTGCGCTACGTTCTTGGGCGATTTTGAACCTGTTTCTATTCGCATGGCCAAAGAACAAAATCTTTCTTTAAATCCTACAAAAATTTCTGGAATTTGCGGACGGTTGATGTGTTGCTTGAAGTATGAGAGCGATGGATATCGCAAATGCTGCAAGAAGGCGCAGCCTCCTAAAATAGGCAGTACCGTGATGACGCCGCAAGGCGAAGGTAAAGTGACTATTGTCAGTAATAACAAGCATATGGCGACGGTTGAATTGGCGGATCAGGGCGGTACCGTACAACTGTCCTGGGAAGAAGTGGCGGAAAAAGCATGA